The proteins below are encoded in one region of Mycobacterium shinjukuense:
- a CDS encoding type II toxin-antitoxin system VapC family toxin — translation MTRLLLDTHVVLWLLDDSPRLGIEARDRIMAGAAVYVSAASTWELAIKAAIGKITLPDDLNGAIERSGLRDLPVTRRNTLAPELMALPHKDPFDAILVAQAKAERLTLLTADTKLLKALPGAVDARL, via the coding sequence GTGACCAGGCTTTTGCTCGATACCCACGTCGTACTGTGGCTGCTCGACGACAGCCCGCGGCTGGGCATCGAGGCGCGGGATCGGATCATGGCAGGCGCAGCCGTATACGTATCCGCCGCGAGCACGTGGGAACTCGCCATCAAGGCGGCTATCGGCAAGATCACGCTGCCCGACGACCTCAACGGCGCGATCGAACGATCCGGCTTGCGCGACCTGCCTGTTACCCGTCGTAATACGCTCGCGCCTGAGCTCATGGCACTGCCCCACAAGGATCCCTTCGACGCAATTCTGGTAGCCCAGGCGAAGGCGGAGCGGCTCACGCTGCTCACGGCCGACACGAAGCTGCTGAAGGCGCTGCCGGGCGCCGTCGACGCCCGGCTTTGA
- a CDS encoding type II toxin-antitoxin system Phd/YefM family antitoxin — protein MSTVNIHDAKTHLSHLLARVENGETITIARAGKPVADLVPHMRADIVFGGLAGRLDYDVDHFDDTDSDLNKLFGIE, from the coding sequence ATGTCGACCGTCAACATCCACGATGCGAAGACCCACCTGTCGCACTTGCTCGCTCGCGTCGAGAATGGCGAGACGATCACGATCGCCCGCGCGGGCAAGCCGGTCGCCGACCTCGTCCCGCACATGCGCGCCGACATCGTCTTCGGCGGCCTAGCTGGCCGTCTCGACTACGACGTGGATCATTTCGACGACACCGACAGCGATCTCAACAAATTGTTCGGCATCGAGTGA
- a CDS encoding oxidoreductase: MDTFHALVARQDGDRITASVETLGTADLPPGEVTIRVRYSSVNFKDALALTPGGGVVRHYPVVPGIDLTGEVVESQSPDFAVGDAVLAHGYQIGTGHHGGYAEYARLPADQVVALGALSPRDAAAIGTAGFTAAMSVQALIDWGVTPDAGPVVVTGASGGVGSISVDLLAAAGYQVVASTGKPQAAELLKTLGAAEVIGRLPADPDIRPLAKARWAAGVDCVGGVTLADVLSAVKYGGAVAACGLTGGAALHTTVMPFILRGIALLGMDSVQLPIGPRRELWARLEDSLRPRHLQAVITEVDVKDVIGVIDRVRAGGFTGRAVVRVAGGF, translated from the coding sequence ATGGACACGTTTCATGCGCTGGTGGCCCGCCAGGATGGCGATCGGATAACCGCGTCGGTCGAGACGCTCGGAACGGCCGACCTCCCGCCCGGAGAGGTGACGATTCGGGTGCGGTATTCCAGCGTGAACTTCAAAGACGCGCTGGCGCTGACACCCGGCGGTGGCGTGGTGCGCCACTATCCCGTGGTGCCGGGCATCGACCTGACCGGCGAAGTCGTCGAGTCCCAGTCCCCCGACTTCGCCGTCGGCGACGCCGTCCTGGCCCACGGCTACCAGATCGGCACCGGTCACCACGGCGGCTACGCCGAATATGCCCGGCTGCCCGCCGATCAGGTGGTGGCGCTGGGCGCCCTGAGTCCGCGTGACGCGGCCGCGATCGGGACGGCCGGTTTCACCGCCGCGATGAGCGTGCAGGCACTGATCGACTGGGGCGTCACACCCGACGCGGGGCCCGTCGTCGTCACCGGCGCATCCGGTGGCGTCGGCTCGATCAGCGTGGATCTGCTGGCGGCCGCGGGCTATCAGGTGGTGGCCTCAACCGGAAAACCCCAGGCCGCAGAACTGCTGAAAACGCTTGGCGCCGCGGAGGTTATCGGCCGGCTGCCCGCCGATCCAGACATTCGGCCGTTGGCCAAGGCGCGCTGGGCGGCCGGGGTGGACTGCGTGGGCGGAGTGACGCTGGCCGACGTGCTGAGCGCGGTGAAATACGGCGGCGCGGTGGCCGCCTGCGGCCTGACCGGCGGGGCCGCGCTGCACACCACGGTGATGCCGTTCATCCTGCGCGGAATTGCGCTGTTGGGGATGGACTCGGTGCAACTGCCGATCGGCCCGCGACGGGAATTGTGGGCACGCCTGGAAGATTCGTTGCGGCCGCGACATTTGCAGGCGGTCATCACCGAGGTCGATGTCAAAGACGTGATCGGGGTTATTGATCGGGTGCGCGCCGGGGGGTTCACGGGCCGGGCCGTGGTGCGGGTTGCGGGCGGGTTCTAG
- a CDS encoding NADPH:quinone oxidoreductase family protein has translation MRAARVTRLDGPDAIEVAEVDEPAGDGVVVDVHAAGVAFPDALLTRGRYQYRPEPPFVLGAEIAGVVRSAPADAHVRPGDRVVGLTMLIGGMAEVAVLAPDRVFRLPDNVSFDAGAGVLFNDLTMLFALTVRGRLQAGETVLVHGAAGGIGTSTLRLAPALGAARTIAVVSTQEKAAIATAAGATDVVSSDGFKDAAKALTNGRGVDIVVDPVGGDRFTDSLRSLAAGGRLLVIGFTGGEIPTVKVNRLLLNNIDVVGVGWGAWSLTHPDALAQQWAQLERLLSSGKLAPPEPVVFPLDEAAAAVASLENRTAKGKVVLRVRD, from the coding sequence ATGCGCGCGGCACGGGTGACTCGGCTGGATGGTCCGGACGCGATCGAAGTGGCTGAGGTCGACGAACCCGCCGGCGACGGTGTGGTGGTCGACGTGCACGCCGCCGGCGTGGCATTTCCCGACGCGCTGCTCACCCGCGGCCGCTACCAGTACCGACCGGAGCCGCCGTTTGTGCTGGGCGCAGAAATCGCCGGTGTGGTGCGATCGGCGCCCGCCGACGCCCACGTGCGTCCCGGCGACCGGGTCGTCGGCCTGACCATGCTGATCGGCGGCATGGCCGAGGTGGCCGTGCTGGCGCCCGACCGGGTGTTCAGGCTCCCGGACAACGTGAGCTTCGATGCCGGCGCCGGCGTGCTGTTCAACGACCTGACCATGCTTTTTGCGCTCACCGTTCGCGGTCGGCTGCAGGCGGGCGAGACGGTGCTGGTGCACGGGGCCGCCGGCGGGATCGGCACATCGACGTTGCGACTGGCGCCGGCACTCGGGGCGGCACGCACCATCGCGGTGGTCAGCACGCAGGAGAAGGCCGCGATCGCCACCGCCGCCGGGGCCACCGATGTGGTGTCCTCCGACGGGTTCAAAGACGCCGCCAAGGCGTTGACGAACGGCCGCGGCGTCGACATCGTCGTCGACCCGGTCGGCGGCGACCGGTTCACCGACTCGCTGCGCTCGCTCGCTGCGGGGGGACGGCTGCTGGTGATCGGCTTCACCGGCGGCGAGATCCCCACCGTGAAGGTAAACCGGCTGCTGCTCAACAACATTGACGTAGTCGGTGTTGGCTGGGGCGCATGGTCCCTCACCCACCCCGATGCGCTGGCCCAGCAGTGGGCACAACTCGAGCGGCTGCTCAGCTCGGGCAAGCTGGCTCCTCCCGAGCCGGTGGTGTTCCCGCTGGACGAGGCCGCCGCCGCGGTCGCTTCGCTGGAGAATCGCACCGCCAAAGGGAAAGTCGTACTACGCGTGCGCGACTAA
- a CDS encoding selenium-binding protein SBP56-related protein produces MPATDPTFYRSPGAAVAAAPERFAYVVAFDPAGQAKDALVVVDCDPNSSTCGHVVGWTELPTAGNELHHFGWNACSSALCHEGHEAHHGQPLERRYLLVPGLRSSATYVFDTKPDPRQPQLTHTIEAAELAAKAGYSRPHTVHCGPGAIFMSALGGANGDDGPGGVALIDHDTFEVIGPWEQDRGPQFFAYDVWWHLRYDTVLTSEWAVPSMIENGLNLEDLLGRRFGHHLNFWSMSERKLTQRVDLGDQHQMVLELRPAHDPTKAFGFAGVVISVEDLSASVWLWHKNGVQWSVDKVITVPAEPADPEQLPPALKPFGAVPPLVSDIDLSVDDRWLYVSCWGTGELKQYDVGDPFHPRETASVRLGGIVRREPHPGAPGLALRGGPQMVEISRDGRRVYVTNSLYAAWDEVFYPAGVGAWMAKLDADVSAGGLTADTGFFPHGKDFQGLRVHQIRLQGGDASSDSYCFTT; encoded by the coding sequence ATGCCTGCGACAGATCCCACGTTTTATCGCAGCCCAGGAGCGGCCGTCGCGGCGGCTCCTGAGCGGTTCGCTTATGTGGTCGCGTTCGACCCGGCCGGTCAGGCAAAGGATGCGTTGGTCGTTGTCGACTGCGACCCTAACTCCTCCACATGCGGCCACGTTGTCGGTTGGACCGAGCTGCCCACGGCGGGCAACGAATTGCACCACTTCGGGTGGAACGCCTGCTCGAGCGCGCTGTGCCACGAGGGGCATGAAGCCCATCACGGACAGCCGCTCGAGCGGCGCTACCTGCTCGTGCCGGGCTTACGCTCGTCGGCCACGTACGTTTTCGACACCAAGCCCGACCCCCGTCAGCCACAGTTGACACACACGATCGAGGCCGCCGAACTTGCCGCCAAGGCCGGATATTCACGCCCGCATACCGTGCACTGCGGACCGGGCGCCATCTTCATGTCGGCGTTGGGCGGCGCCAACGGCGACGACGGGCCCGGCGGTGTCGCGTTGATCGACCACGACACGTTCGAGGTGATAGGACCGTGGGAGCAAGACCGCGGACCGCAATTCTTCGCCTACGACGTGTGGTGGCACCTGCGGTACGACACCGTGCTGACGTCGGAGTGGGCGGTGCCATCGATGATCGAGAACGGGCTCAATCTCGAAGACCTGCTCGGGCGCAGGTTCGGACACCACTTGAACTTCTGGAGCATGTCCGAGCGGAAGCTGACCCAGCGTGTCGATCTCGGTGACCAGCACCAGATGGTGCTCGAGTTGCGCCCGGCCCACGACCCGACCAAGGCGTTCGGCTTCGCCGGAGTCGTGATCAGCGTCGAGGATCTGTCGGCGTCCGTCTGGCTGTGGCACAAGAACGGCGTTCAATGGTCGGTCGACAAGGTGATCACCGTCCCCGCCGAGCCCGCCGACCCCGAGCAGCTGCCACCCGCGCTGAAGCCGTTCGGTGCGGTGCCACCGCTGGTTTCCGACATCGACCTGTCGGTCGACGATCGCTGGCTCTACGTGTCTTGTTGGGGCACTGGTGAACTCAAGCAGTACGACGTCGGCGACCCGTTTCACCCGCGCGAGACCGCGTCCGTTCGCCTCGGGGGGATCGTGCGGCGCGAGCCGCACCCGGGCGCCCCGGGTCTGGCGCTGCGCGGCGGGCCACAGATGGTGGAGATCAGCCGCGACGGCCGCAGGGTCTATGTCACCAACTCCCTTTACGCAGCGTGGGACGAGGTCTTCTATCCGGCTGGCGTCGGGGCATGGATGGCCAAGCTCGACGCCGACGTCTCCGCAGGCGGCCTCACCGCCGATACCGGATTCTTCCCGCACGGCAAGGACTTCCAGGGACTGCGGGTGCACCAGATCCGGCTCCAAGGCGGTGACGCGTCCAGCGACTCGTACTGCTTCACCACCTGA
- a CDS encoding CaiB/BaiF CoA transferase family protein — protein sequence MTATGPLEGIRVLELGTLIAGPFAGRLLGDMGADVIKVEPPGAPDPLRTWGQAEVDGYHVFWTVHARNKRGITLDLRRPRGQELFLDLVEKSDIVVENFRPGTLEKWNLGYEALRERNPGIILVRVSGYGQNGPDSHKAGYASMAEAASGLRYLNGFPGGPPPRLAVSLGDSLAGMFAAQGALAALYRRSVTGQGQVVDVALTEACLAVQDSTIPDYDVGGVVRGPSGTRLEGIAPSNIYRSADGHWVVIAANQDTVFARLCQAIGRPELVTDERFATHRARGRHQDELDTIIGDWAGDRTPAEIIEILDAAGVIVGPINTVADVVKDRQLRARGMLVEHYDERIGRPVLGPGIVPVLSESPGSVRNAGPARPGQHNDDVYIGLLGMTAEELAQLRAQEVL from the coding sequence ATGACCGCAACCGGACCACTGGAGGGCATCCGGGTGCTCGAACTCGGCACCTTGATCGCCGGCCCGTTCGCCGGACGGCTGCTCGGCGACATGGGCGCCGACGTCATCAAGGTGGAACCACCGGGTGCCCCGGACCCACTGCGGACCTGGGGGCAGGCCGAAGTCGACGGCTATCACGTCTTCTGGACGGTGCATGCCCGCAACAAACGGGGCATCACGCTCGACCTGCGCCGGCCACGCGGCCAGGAGCTGTTCCTTGACCTCGTCGAGAAGTCCGACATCGTGGTGGAGAACTTCCGTCCCGGCACGCTGGAGAAGTGGAACCTGGGCTATGAGGCGCTGCGAGAACGCAATCCGGGGATCATCCTGGTTCGGGTGTCGGGCTACGGCCAGAACGGACCGGATTCACACAAGGCCGGCTATGCCTCGATGGCCGAGGCGGCCAGCGGGCTGCGCTACCTCAACGGATTCCCGGGCGGGCCGCCACCGCGGCTGGCGGTATCGCTGGGCGACAGCCTGGCCGGCATGTTCGCCGCTCAGGGGGCGCTGGCCGCCCTGTACCGCCGCAGCGTCACCGGGCAGGGCCAGGTGGTCGACGTCGCGCTGACCGAAGCCTGTTTGGCCGTCCAGGACTCCACCATCCCGGACTATGACGTCGGCGGCGTGGTGCGCGGCCCGTCGGGCACCCGACTGGAGGGCATCGCGCCGTCCAACATCTACCGCAGTGCCGATGGCCACTGGGTGGTGATCGCGGCCAATCAGGACACCGTGTTCGCCCGGCTGTGTCAGGCGATAGGACGGCCCGAACTTGTCACCGACGAGCGCTTCGCCACCCACCGCGCCCGCGGACGCCATCAGGATGAGCTGGACACCATCATCGGCGACTGGGCGGGCGACCGGACACCCGCCGAGATCATCGAAATCCTCGATGCCGCAGGGGTGATCGTCGGGCCTATCAATACGGTCGCCGACGTGGTCAAGGACCGACAACTGCGGGCGCGCGGGATGCTCGTTGAGCACTACGACGAACGCATCGGCCGTCCGGTGCTGGGACCGGGGATCGTGCCGGTGCTGTCGGAATCCCCGGGCAGTGTGCGCAACGCCGGTCCCGCGCGCCCGGGCCAGCACAACGACGACGTCTACATCGGGCTGTTGGGCATGACGGCCGAGGAGCTCGCCCAGTTGCGCGCCCAGGAGGTGCTATGA
- a CDS encoding hydroxymethylglutaryl-CoA lyase yields MNRHVDIREVSLRDGLQIEQPIALSAKLELLAAVAATGVREVEATAFVSPSKVPSMADAAELAAELHRYPDIEFSALVASPNGARRAIAARLRSIEYVVAASDAFSAANVGRPTAEATNQIGEILAIAHDNDVTVEVVVATAWDCPFDGPTPPQRVLDIAAAARDQGVDRFSIADTIGTATPGRVSSLVAQLRPVIGDIPLGGHFHNTRGAGLASAYAAVSSGVTRLDASVGGLGGCPFAPGATGNIATEDLVYLLTDSGFDVDVDLQAAIVAAKVAKSVVGHDLPSALLRAGDRIRQVRR; encoded by the coding sequence ATGAACCGACACGTCGACATCCGCGAGGTGTCCCTACGCGACGGCCTGCAGATCGAGCAGCCAATCGCGTTGTCGGCCAAGCTGGAGCTGTTGGCCGCGGTGGCCGCCACCGGAGTGCGCGAGGTCGAGGCCACGGCGTTCGTGTCGCCGTCGAAAGTGCCGTCGATGGCCGACGCCGCCGAACTTGCCGCCGAGCTGCACCGCTACCCCGACATCGAGTTCTCCGCGCTGGTGGCCAGCCCGAACGGGGCTAGGCGGGCGATCGCGGCGCGGCTGCGGTCGATCGAGTACGTGGTAGCGGCCAGCGACGCGTTCAGCGCCGCCAACGTCGGGCGGCCCACCGCCGAGGCCACCAACCAGATCGGCGAGATCCTTGCCATCGCCCACGACAATGACGTCACCGTCGAGGTCGTCGTCGCCACCGCGTGGGACTGTCCGTTCGACGGGCCCACCCCGCCGCAGCGGGTCCTCGACATCGCCGCCGCCGCCCGCGACCAGGGTGTGGACCGGTTCTCCATCGCCGACACCATTGGCACCGCGACGCCGGGGCGGGTCAGTTCACTGGTCGCACAACTGCGTCCGGTGATTGGCGACATTCCGCTGGGTGGGCATTTTCACAACACCCGCGGCGCCGGGCTGGCCAGCGCGTATGCGGCGGTCAGCTCCGGTGTCACCCGCCTGGACGCCTCGGTGGGCGGGCTGGGGGGTTGTCCCTTCGCACCGGGTGCGACCGGCAATATCGCTACCGAGGATCTGGTGTACCTGTTGACCGACAGCGGATTCGACGTCGACGTCGACCTGCAGGCCGCCATCGTCGCAGCCAAAGTCGCGAAATCCGTTGTCGGCCACGATCTGCCGAGCGCCTTGTTGCGCGCGGGAGACCGGATCCGCCAGGTGAGGAGATAA
- a CDS encoding acyl-CoA dehydrogenase family protein, with translation MDFALPEHLPALLAEMDEFIEAEITPLERKHIQYFDHRREHARTDWDNGGIPRPEWEDLLTEMRRRADKAGWLRYGLPSQFGGRNGTNLDMAVIREHLAHKGLGLHNDLQNESSIVGNFPQVIMMDRFGTEAQKKEWIEALITGERSMAFGLTEPNHGSDATWLQTRAEKDGDGWVINGAKRFNTGVHRATHDLVFARTSGEPGRALGITAFLVPTDAPGFTVPYYWWTFNMPTDHGEVELNGVRVPADAVLGEVDRGLEVGQTFLHENRIRQAASSLGAAQYCIDRAVVYANERTVFGKPLAVNQAVQWPLVELHTEAQMVRLLVYYAASQLDGNHHMEVSDKVSMSISQANYRANRLVCEAADRAMQVFGGVGYSRHEPFEHIYRHHRRYRITEGAEEIQIRRVAQRLFKFGAQ, from the coding sequence GTGGACTTCGCTCTGCCCGAACATCTTCCGGCCCTGCTCGCCGAGATGGACGAGTTCATCGAGGCCGAGATCACGCCGCTGGAACGCAAACACATCCAATACTTCGACCATCGTCGAGAGCATGCCCGCACCGACTGGGACAACGGCGGCATCCCGCGACCGGAGTGGGAGGACCTGCTGACCGAGATGCGCAGGCGCGCCGACAAGGCCGGCTGGCTGCGCTACGGCCTGCCGTCACAATTCGGCGGCCGCAACGGAACCAACCTCGATATGGCCGTCATCCGGGAACACCTGGCGCACAAAGGACTCGGGCTGCACAACGACCTGCAGAACGAGTCGTCCATCGTCGGCAACTTCCCCCAGGTCATCATGATGGACCGGTTCGGCACCGAGGCGCAGAAGAAGGAATGGATCGAGGCGCTGATCACCGGCGAGCGGTCGATGGCGTTCGGGCTGACCGAGCCCAACCACGGATCCGACGCCACCTGGCTTCAGACCCGCGCCGAGAAGGACGGCGACGGCTGGGTCATCAACGGCGCCAAGCGGTTCAACACCGGCGTGCACCGTGCCACCCACGACCTGGTGTTCGCCCGCACCTCGGGCGAACCCGGCCGGGCGCTCGGCATCACCGCGTTCCTGGTGCCCACCGATGCCCCCGGCTTCACCGTGCCGTACTACTGGTGGACGTTCAACATGCCGACCGACCACGGCGAGGTCGAGCTCAACGGCGTGCGGGTGCCGGCCGACGCGGTGCTCGGCGAGGTCGATCGCGGCCTGGAGGTTGGCCAGACCTTCTTGCACGAGAACAGGATTCGCCAGGCGGCCAGCAGCCTGGGCGCCGCGCAGTACTGCATCGACCGGGCCGTCGTCTACGCCAACGAGCGCACGGTGTTCGGCAAGCCGCTCGCGGTCAATCAGGCCGTCCAGTGGCCGCTGGTGGAACTGCACACCGAGGCGCAGATGGTGCGCCTGCTGGTGTACTACGCGGCCTCGCAGCTGGACGGCAACCATCACATGGAAGTGTCCGACAAAGTGTCGATGTCCATTTCCCAGGCCAACTATCGCGCCAACCGGCTGGTCTGCGAGGCCGCCGACCGCGCCATGCAGGTGTTCGGCGGCGTCGGCTACAGCCGTCACGAGCCGTTCGAGCACATCTACCGCCACCACCGCCGGTACCGGATCACCGAGGGCGCCGAAGAGATTCAGATCCGCCGGGTCGCGCAGCGGCTGTTCAAGTTTGGCGCACAGTGA
- a CDS encoding phosphotransferase family protein — protein MTQLQQGLAAVLRPILRAEVAVENLRALTGGASRSTWAFDAVTDSGRRSLILRIGPPDAMHAGMEVEARVQAAAAAAGAPVPPILIADDSGVALGNPFLICDEVKGETIVRRIQRRLDEAGRARLLRQCARALAAIHRADAGDPGLAREDPIGQWRARLDAMGDTTATFEWTFRWLEANRPPPSPGLLVHGDYRMGNLVVDGCDLAAVLDWELVHVGEAYEDLAWFCVRAWRFGAPASHGAGGLGSIEQFLQAYADAGGTTVDREVFRWWLVLATLRWAVICRYQAERHLSGQVRSVELATIGRRVCENEWDLLELLDEAPR, from the coding sequence GTGACCCAACTGCAGCAGGGCCTGGCCGCGGTGTTGCGCCCGATCCTGCGCGCCGAGGTGGCAGTCGAGAACCTGCGTGCGCTCACCGGCGGCGCCAGCCGCAGCACGTGGGCGTTCGACGCCGTCACGGATTCCGGGCGTCGGTCGCTGATCCTGCGCATCGGGCCACCCGATGCCATGCACGCCGGCATGGAGGTCGAGGCCCGGGTCCAGGCCGCCGCCGCGGCGGCCGGGGCACCGGTGCCACCCATCCTGATCGCTGACGATTCGGGTGTGGCACTGGGCAATCCGTTTCTGATATGCGACGAGGTCAAGGGCGAGACCATCGTCCGGCGCATCCAGCGCCGGCTCGACGAGGCGGGCCGGGCACGGCTCCTGCGCCAGTGCGCGCGAGCGCTGGCCGCCATTCACCGCGCCGACGCGGGCGACCCCGGTCTGGCCCGCGAGGACCCAATCGGACAGTGGCGGGCGCGATTGGATGCCATGGGCGACACCACCGCCACCTTCGAGTGGACCTTCCGCTGGCTCGAGGCCAACCGGCCCCCGCCATCGCCTGGGCTGCTGGTGCACGGTGACTACCGGATGGGAAATCTCGTCGTCGATGGTTGTGACCTTGCCGCCGTATTGGATTGGGAGTTGGTCCACGTCGGTGAGGCATACGAGGATCTGGCCTGGTTCTGCGTGCGTGCCTGGCGGTTCGGCGCGCCGGCCAGCCATGGCGCCGGCGGTCTGGGCAGTATCGAGCAATTCTTGCAGGCCTACGCCGACGCCGGCGGGACGACCGTCGACCGCGAGGTGTTTCGCTGGTGGCTGGTGTTGGCCACGCTTCGTTGGGCAGTCATCTGCCGGTACCAGGCGGAGCGCCACTTGAGCGGTCAGGTTCGCTCGGTGGAGTTGGCGACGATCGGGCGCCGGGTGTGCGAGAACGAGTGGGATCTGCTTGAGCTACTGGACGAGGCGCCCCGATGA
- a CDS encoding DUF6285 domain-containing protein, with product MTGVYGRPTAAELVAAVAEFLEGEIRAATTGQVNFHARVAGNALRMVERELLSPGDAEVGAALTDLGFADEAALAAAIRAGDLDARGDEVIACLRTLVRHRLAVAHPGYDSE from the coding sequence ATGACCGGCGTTTATGGCCGCCCAACCGCTGCTGAACTCGTGGCCGCCGTCGCCGAGTTCCTGGAGGGCGAGATCCGGGCGGCCACCACCGGTCAGGTCAATTTTCACGCCCGAGTCGCCGGCAACGCACTGCGCATGGTCGAACGCGAACTGCTCAGCCCCGGCGACGCCGAGGTCGGGGCGGCGCTGACCGACCTGGGCTTCGCCGACGAGGCCGCACTGGCCGCCGCGATCCGCGCCGGCGATCTGGACGCGCGCGGCGACGAGGTCATCGCCTGCCTGCGGACCCTGGTTCGGCATCGGTTGGCGGTTGCCCACCCCGGATACGACAGCGAATAG